From a single Bradyrhizobium sediminis genomic region:
- a CDS encoding DJ-1/PfpI family protein, translated as MSAPLQIGIVLFPRVTQLDFTGPLQVFSSVPGAQVHLIWKRIEPVTSDSVLTITPTVSFADCPQLDVICVPGGLGTDDMVNDEEMLAFLRKQASGAKYITSVCTGSLVLGAAGLLKGYRATTHWTAIDYLGEFGATPTRTRVCVDRNRITGGGVTAGIDFALTLVSILVDRRTAEAIQLRLEYNPAPPFNAGSPDTAPPEILAFMKDRIAASQARRGEMIHRAAARLA; from the coding sequence ATGTCGGCGCCGCTTCAGATCGGTATCGTGTTGTTTCCACGGGTGACGCAACTCGACTTCACCGGGCCGCTGCAGGTGTTCTCCAGCGTGCCCGGCGCGCAGGTGCATCTGATCTGGAAGCGGATCGAACCGGTCACCAGCGACTCGGTGCTGACGATCACGCCGACCGTCAGCTTCGCCGATTGCCCGCAGCTCGACGTGATCTGCGTGCCGGGCGGGCTCGGCACCGATGACATGGTCAATGACGAGGAGATGCTGGCTTTCCTGCGCAAGCAGGCCAGCGGCGCCAAATACATCACCTCGGTGTGCACGGGATCGCTGGTGCTGGGCGCGGCCGGCCTGCTGAAAGGTTATCGCGCGACCACGCACTGGACCGCGATCGATTATCTCGGCGAGTTCGGCGCGACGCCAACCAGGACAAGGGTCTGCGTCGATCGCAACCGCATCACCGGCGGCGGCGTTACTGCAGGGATCGATTTCGCGCTGACGCTGGTGTCGATCCTGGTCGACCGGCGCACCGCGGAGGCGATTCAGCTCAGGCTCGAATACAACCCGGCGCCGCCGTTCAATGCCGGTTCGCCGGACACCGCGCCGCCGGAAATCCTCGCCTTCATGAAAGACCGGATCGCAGCCTCGCAGGCGCGCCGCGGCGAGATGATCCATCGCGCCGCGGCAAGGCTGGCCTAG
- a CDS encoding GlxA family transcriptional regulator — MIGVLIFPDFQLLDAAGPISAFEVGARFARQPPSIKVLAVKPGPVRSSSGVEMLARGLQPSAAITTLIVAGGEGVREAATCAKTLGFVRRLAKRGIRVASVCSGAYILAEAGVLDGRRATTHWQRTRHFLKAYPRVKLEPDRIFVRDGNIWSSAGISAGIDLALAMVAEDYGEEIAQQAARQLVLYHRRSGGQSQFSSLLELKAPSGRFGPLLAWAREHLDAPLTVEDMAEQAGMSSRHFARAFIAETGTTPSKAVERLRIEVARQRVQSSSEAIERVAETTGFRDPERMRRAFIRAFGQPPQSLRRAARAG; from the coding sequence ATGATCGGCGTGCTGATATTTCCCGATTTCCAATTGCTGGATGCCGCCGGGCCGATTTCGGCGTTCGAGGTCGGAGCCCGCTTCGCGCGCCAGCCGCCGTCGATCAAGGTGCTGGCGGTGAAGCCGGGCCCGGTTCGCAGTTCCTCGGGCGTCGAGATGCTGGCGCGCGGTCTGCAGCCGTCAGCCGCGATCACGACCCTGATCGTGGCCGGCGGGGAGGGGGTGCGGGAAGCTGCGACCTGCGCGAAGACGCTCGGCTTCGTGCGGAGATTGGCCAAGCGCGGTATCCGCGTCGCCAGCGTCTGCTCCGGCGCCTACATCCTGGCCGAGGCCGGCGTGCTCGACGGCCGCCGCGCCACCACGCACTGGCAGCGCACCCGGCACTTCCTCAAGGCCTATCCGCGGGTGAAGCTGGAGCCCGACCGGATCTTCGTCCGCGACGGCAATATCTGGAGTTCGGCCGGGATCAGCGCCGGCATCGATCTGGCGCTGGCGATGGTCGCGGAAGATTACGGCGAAGAGATCGCGCAGCAGGCAGCGCGCCAGCTCGTGCTCTACCACCGCCGCAGCGGCGGCCAGTCGCAATTCTCCTCGCTGCTGGAATTGAAGGCGCCGTCGGGGCGGTTCGGGCCGCTATTGGCCTGGGCGCGCGAGCATCTCGACGCGCCGCTGACGGTCGAGGACATGGCCGAGCAGGCCGGCATGAGTTCGCGGCACTTTGCGCGTGCCTTCATTGCCGAGACCGGCACCACGCCATCAAAGGCGGTGGAGCGGCTGCGCATCGAGGTAGCGCGGCAGCGCGTGCAGTCTTCCTCTGAGGCGATCGAGCGCGTCGCTGAAACCACCGGCTTTCGCGATCCCGAGCGGATGCGCCGCGCCTTCATCCGCGCCTTCGGCCAGCCGCCGCAATCGCTGCGCCGCGCAGCGCGTGCGGGGTAG
- a CDS encoding SLC13 family permease → MIEPILVFGIPVDFILFALTLLGVALFHHHTLPVALTGLGAVIVYKLIFTGFKYGVGLGGLGHHMAHEWVTLANLFLLLMGFALLSRHFEESRIPDEMPALLPDDWKGGVVLLVLVFVLSSFLDNIAAALIGGTVARHVFQGKVHIGYLAAIVAASNAGGSGSVVGDTTTTMMWIAGVSPLSVVEAYVAAIVAMLVFAVPASIQQHRYSPIQKDPPKGLKIDPARVFIVAAILVAALAANITANLKFPALLDTLPVLGLAVWAVILLTAGLRSPDWKVMPETFKGTIFLLALVTSASMMPVEKLPTASWQTALGLGFVSAVFDNIPLTALALKQGGYDWGYLAYAVGFGGSMIWFGSSAGVALSNMYPEAKSVGRWITQGWFVTVAYVIGFFVMLAVLGWHADVPLK, encoded by the coding sequence GTGATCGAACCGATCCTGGTGTTTGGAATACCCGTCGATTTCATCCTGTTCGCGCTGACTCTGCTCGGCGTCGCGCTGTTCCATCACCACACCCTGCCGGTCGCGTTGACGGGGCTCGGCGCCGTCATCGTCTACAAGCTGATCTTCACCGGCTTCAAATATGGCGTCGGCCTCGGCGGTCTCGGCCACCATATGGCGCATGAATGGGTCACGCTGGCCAACCTGTTCCTGCTGCTGATGGGATTTGCGCTATTGTCCCGGCATTTCGAGGAGAGCCGGATTCCAGATGAAATGCCGGCGCTGCTGCCTGACGACTGGAAGGGCGGCGTGGTGTTGCTGGTGCTGGTGTTCGTATTGTCGAGCTTTCTCGACAATATCGCAGCCGCCCTGATCGGCGGCACGGTGGCGCGGCACGTCTTCCAGGGCAAGGTTCATATCGGCTATCTCGCCGCCATCGTCGCAGCCTCGAACGCCGGCGGCTCCGGTAGCGTGGTCGGCGACACCACCACCACCATGATGTGGATCGCGGGCGTCAGCCCGCTCAGCGTGGTCGAAGCCTATGTCGCGGCCATCGTCGCGATGCTGGTGTTCGCCGTGCCGGCGTCGATCCAGCAGCATCGGTACTCTCCGATTCAAAAGGATCCGCCGAAGGGATTGAAGATCGACCCGGCACGGGTGTTCATCGTCGCGGCCATCCTGGTCGCGGCGCTGGCGGCCAACATCACGGCGAACCTGAAATTCCCTGCGCTTCTGGATACACTCCCCGTCCTCGGGCTTGCGGTCTGGGCCGTCATCCTGCTGACCGCAGGCTTGCGCTCTCCGGACTGGAAGGTCATGCCGGAGACTTTCAAGGGCACCATCTTCCTGCTGGCGCTGGTCACCTCGGCCTCGATGATGCCGGTCGAAAAACTCCCCACCGCATCGTGGCAGACGGCGCTGGGTCTCGGCTTCGTCTCGGCGGTATTCGACAACATCCCGCTCACCGCGCTGGCGCTGAAGCAAGGCGGCTACGACTGGGGCTACCTCGCCTACGCCGTCGGATTCGGCGGCTCGATGATCTGGTTCGGCTCTTCCGCCGGCGTGGCGCTGTCCAACATGTATCCGGAAGCGAAGTCGGTCGGGCGCTGGATCACCCAGGGCTGGTTCGTCACCGTCGCCTATGTGATCGGTTTCTTCGTGATGCTTGCGGTGCTCGGCTGGCACGCCGACGTGCCGCTGAAGTAA
- a CDS encoding alpha/beta hydrolase, giving the protein MPAILDPDAAAVFKAFQEADRPPYETLSPAEAREFYLAGRVVSNPEPPELESVEPLSIPAPHGSIPARVYTPKHPRKADGLAPVLVFFHGGGWVIGDLDSHDVVCRKLADEGRMIVISVDYRLAPEHKFPAAVDDSIAATKWIAENAKQLGIDASRLSVGGDSAGGNLAAVVAIAARDGNGPAIAGQVLIYPATDFAMTHPSHREPETSILLTHSVIRWFSDHYLNGAADVHDWRASPARAKTLIGLPPAYVLTAGADPLRDEGDDYARQLKEAGVPVTYRHFPGQFHGFFTMGKLLQQANVAATEIGVWLKALN; this is encoded by the coding sequence ATGCCCGCCATTCTCGATCCCGATGCCGCCGCCGTGTTCAAGGCTTTCCAGGAAGCCGACCGCCCGCCTTACGAAACGCTGTCGCCGGCGGAAGCCCGCGAGTTCTATCTGGCCGGCCGCGTCGTCTCCAACCCGGAGCCGCCCGAGCTTGAATCGGTCGAGCCGCTTTCGATCCCCGCCCCGCACGGCTCGATCCCCGCCCGCGTCTACACGCCGAAGCATCCGCGCAAGGCCGACGGCCTGGCGCCGGTGCTGGTGTTCTTTCACGGCGGCGGCTGGGTGATCGGCGATCTCGATTCCCACGACGTGGTGTGCCGCAAGCTCGCCGACGAAGGCCGGATGATCGTGATCTCGGTCGACTACCGGCTCGCGCCCGAACATAAATTCCCCGCCGCGGTCGATGACTCCATCGCCGCGACCAAGTGGATTGCCGAAAACGCAAAGCAGCTCGGCATCGATGCATCGCGGCTGAGCGTCGGCGGCGACAGCGCCGGCGGCAACCTCGCCGCGGTGGTGGCAATCGCCGCCCGCGACGGCAACGGGCCCGCCATCGCAGGCCAGGTGCTGATCTATCCGGCCACCGATTTTGCCATGACGCATCCCTCGCACCGCGAGCCGGAGACCAGCATCCTGCTGACGCATTCGGTGATCCGCTGGTTCAGCGATCATTATCTGAACGGCGCCGCCGACGTGCACGACTGGCGGGCCTCGCCGGCGCGCGCCAAGACCCTGATCGGCCTGCCGCCGGCCTATGTGCTGACCGCCGGCGCCGATCCCTTGCGCGACGAAGGCGACGACTATGCGCGGCAACTGAAGGAAGCCGGCGTGCCGGTGACCTACCGGCACTTTCCCGGCCAGTTCCACGGCTTCTTCACCATGGGCAAATTGCTGCAGCAGGCCAACGTCGCGGCGACCGAGATCGGCGTCTGGCTGAAGGCGCTCAACTAG
- a CDS encoding SDR family NAD(P)-dependent oxidoreductase, with the protein MTDRIRLDGRVAVVTGAAGVIGTATMRLLAERGARLVAVDRREQDLKAAVKDLPASAQTLTVTADVTDEDEVAGYVRAAIEKFGAIDAFYNNAGIEGDIKPITEYSLESFRRVLDVNVVGVFLGMKHVLPVMLKQNKGSIINTASIAGLMGSPHIAVYSASKHAVIGLTKTASWECTGTGVRVNCVCPGLIDSRMLSTILQGRSPGNAPPPNDKIVERIPARRLGQASEVASIVAFLASDEASYVSGSAYTVDGGRTAA; encoded by the coding sequence ATGACCGATCGAATTCGCCTGGACGGCAGGGTCGCCGTTGTCACGGGGGCGGCCGGCGTCATTGGAACCGCGACCATGCGGCTCCTGGCCGAACGCGGCGCCCGCCTGGTCGCGGTCGACCGCAGGGAGCAGGACCTCAAGGCCGCGGTCAAGGACCTGCCCGCCTCGGCGCAGACGCTGACTGTCACCGCCGACGTCACCGATGAGGATGAGGTTGCAGGCTATGTCCGCGCCGCGATCGAAAAATTCGGCGCCATCGACGCCTTCTACAACAACGCCGGCATCGAGGGCGACATCAAGCCGATCACCGAATATTCGCTGGAGAGCTTTCGCCGCGTGCTCGACGTCAACGTGGTCGGGGTGTTCTTGGGCATGAAGCACGTACTGCCTGTGATGCTGAAGCAGAACAAGGGCAGCATCATCAACACCGCCTCGATCGCCGGCCTGATGGGATCGCCCCACATCGCGGTCTACAGCGCCAGCAAGCATGCGGTGATCGGGCTCACCAAGACCGCTTCGTGGGAATGCACCGGCACCGGCGTGCGCGTCAATTGCGTCTGCCCGGGCCTGATCGACAGCCGGATGCTGAGCACCATCCTGCAGGGCCGCAGCCCCGGCAATGCGCCTCCCCCCAACGACAAGATCGTCGAACGGATTCCGGCTCGGAGACTGGGACAGGCCTCCGAGGTCGCTTCCATCGTGGCCTTCCTGGCGTCCGACGAAGCAAGCTATGTTTCCGGCTCGGCCTATACCGTCGATGGCGGACGCACCGCCGCGTAA
- a CDS encoding DUF2155 domain-containing protein has translation MFRTIALTGLAALVAATTISLAPPARAQIGNIFSDPAPRPPGAIPRGGQPQQQPDDDEEVPELPRGRLLPTPNRPPPGQGAPPPGSVQSQPLAPPPGTTVIPQNTQPGIAVAPPQPGAAPLPGLPPGQRQPKGVPQSPASLQPGDEVVTEPPAQKIVNKKASFSGLDKITGRIINFDEDIGETVQFGALRVKTDACYTRPATEAANTDAFVEVDEITLQGEVKRIFSGWMYAASPGLHGVEHPIYDIWLTDCKGPETTIVTAAPEVVKPPPPPPPQKRAPPKQQVQRSSPPPQPQFQQQPPPPPPPQQRPGGLFGGLFGN, from the coding sequence ATGTTTCGAACCATTGCCCTGACCGGTCTTGCGGCCCTGGTGGCCGCCACGACGATCTCGCTTGCGCCGCCGGCGCGCGCGCAGATCGGCAATATCTTTTCCGATCCCGCGCCGCGGCCGCCCGGCGCCATTCCGCGGGGCGGTCAGCCGCAACAGCAGCCCGACGACGACGAGGAAGTGCCGGAGCTACCGCGGGGCCGGCTGCTGCCGACCCCCAACCGGCCGCCGCCGGGGCAGGGCGCGCCGCCTCCCGGATCGGTGCAGTCGCAGCCGCTGGCGCCGCCGCCCGGCACCACCGTCATCCCCCAGAACACCCAGCCCGGCATTGCGGTGGCGCCGCCGCAGCCCGGCGCCGCTCCGCTGCCGGGATTGCCGCCGGGACAGCGCCAGCCGAAGGGCGTGCCGCAGTCTCCGGCCTCGCTACAGCCCGGCGACGAGGTGGTCACCGAGCCGCCGGCGCAGAAGATCGTCAACAAGAAGGCGAGCTTCTCCGGGCTCGACAAGATCACCGGGCGCATCATCAATTTCGACGAGGATATCGGCGAGACCGTCCAGTTCGGCGCGCTGCGGGTCAAAACCGACGCCTGCTACACGCGCCCCGCCACCGAGGCCGCCAACACCGACGCCTTCGTCGAGGTCGACGAGATCACGCTGCAGGGCGAGGTGAAGCGGATTTTCTCCGGTTGGATGTATGCCGCGAGCCCCGGCCTGCACGGCGTCGAGCATCCGATCTACGATATCTGGCTGACCGACTGCAAAGGTCCGGAAACCACCATCGTGACCGCGGCGCCCGAGGTGGTGAAACCGCCGCCACCGCCGCCGCCGCAGAAGCGTGCCCCGCCGAAGCAGCAGGTCCAGCGTTCATCGCCGCCGCCGCAGCCGCAATTCCAGCAGCAGCCCCCGCCGCCGCCCCCTCCGCAGCAGCGGCCCGGCGGACTGTTCGGCGGACTGTTCGGGAATTAG
- the aat gene encoding leucyl/phenylalanyl-tRNA--protein transferase encodes MTSRDSASSDITPEVLLRAYACGIFPMAESADDPTLFWVEPEMRGVIPLDGFRVSSRLKRTVRSDAFTVTVNTAFKAVISGCAAPQAGRDDTWINKRIRDLYVGLHAIGHAHSVEAWQDGDLVGGLYGVSLGRAFFGESMFHTARDASKVALVHLVARLIEGGFELLDTQYVTEHLRSFGAVEISRRRYTTLLDKAIKGGNADFLKLRVDRPVSGAEALEIIAARS; translated from the coding sequence ATGACGTCACGCGACTCCGCCTCTTCCGACATCACGCCCGAAGTGCTGCTGCGCGCCTATGCCTGCGGCATCTTCCCGATGGCCGAGAGCGCCGACGATCCGACCCTGTTCTGGGTCGAGCCGGAAATGCGCGGCGTGATCCCGCTCGACGGCTTTCGCGTCTCTTCGCGACTCAAGCGCACCGTGCGCTCCGACGCCTTCACCGTCACCGTCAACACCGCCTTCAAGGCGGTGATCTCAGGCTGCGCCGCGCCGCAAGCAGGCCGCGACGACACCTGGATCAACAAGCGCATCCGCGATCTCTATGTCGGCCTGCACGCAATCGGGCATGCCCACAGCGTGGAGGCCTGGCAGGACGGCGACCTGGTCGGCGGACTGTACGGCGTCAGCCTCGGCCGCGCCTTCTTCGGCGAGAGCATGTTTCATACCGCCCGCGACGCCTCCAAGGTGGCGCTGGTGCATCTGGTAGCGCGGCTGATCGAAGGCGGCTTCGAACTGCTCGACACCCAATATGTCACCGAGCACTTGCGCAGTTTCGGCGCGGTCGAGATCTCGCGGCGGCGCTATACCACGCTGCTCGACAAGGCGATCAAGGGCGGCAACGCCGATTTCCTGAAGCTGAGGGTTGATCGTCCGGTCAGCGGCGCAGAAGCGCTGGAGATCATAGCCGCGCGCAGTTAG
- the accC gene encoding acetyl-CoA carboxylase biotin carboxylase subunit, whose amino-acid sequence MFDKILIANRGEIALRILRACKELGISTVAVHSTADADAMHVRLADESVCIGPPPSKDSYLNVPALLAACEITGADAVHPGYGFLSENARFAEILAEHNLHFIGPKAEHIRLMGDKIEAKKTAKRLGIPVVPGSDGGVGPDDDAMAIAQQIGFPVLVKAAAGGGGRGMKVAHSAEDLMLALSTASNEAKSAFGDASVYLEKYLQKPRHIEIQILGDGRGGAIHLGERDCSLQRRHQKVWEEGPSPVLAAAARAKIGATCAKAMQDMKYLGVGTIEFLYEDGEFYFIEMNTRIQVEHPVTEMITDIDLVLEQIRIAAGGELPATQDEIQIIGHAIECRINAENPQTFRPSPGKIMQYHPPGGLGVRIDSAVYQGYVIPPYYDSLVGKLIVHGKTRGECLMRLRRALDEMVVEGIETTLPLFRALVREPDIIDGDYHIHWLEQYLAG is encoded by the coding sequence ATGTTCGACAAAATTCTCATAGCCAACCGCGGCGAGATCGCACTGCGCATCCTGCGCGCGTGCAAGGAACTCGGCATCTCCACCGTCGCGGTGCATTCGACCGCCGACGCCGACGCCATGCATGTGCGGCTCGCCGACGAGAGCGTCTGCATCGGCCCGCCGCCGTCAAAGGACAGCTACCTCAACGTACCGGCGCTGCTGGCCGCCTGCGAAATCACCGGCGCGGACGCGGTGCATCCCGGTTACGGCTTTCTGTCGGAAAACGCCCGCTTCGCCGAAATCCTCGCCGAACACAATCTGCATTTCATCGGACCGAAGGCCGAGCACATCCGCCTGATGGGCGACAAGATCGAGGCCAAGAAGACCGCCAAGCGGCTCGGCATCCCCGTGGTGCCGGGCTCCGACGGCGGCGTCGGCCCCGACGACGACGCCATGGCGATCGCGCAACAGATCGGCTTTCCGGTGCTGGTCAAGGCGGCAGCCGGCGGCGGCGGCCGCGGCATGAAGGTCGCGCACTCGGCCGAAGACCTGATGCTGGCGCTGTCGACCGCTTCCAACGAGGCCAAGTCGGCGTTCGGCGATGCCTCGGTCTATCTCGAAAAATACCTGCAGAAGCCGCGCCACATCGAAATCCAGATTCTCGGCGACGGCCGCGGCGGCGCCATCCATCTCGGCGAGCGCGACTGCTCGCTGCAGCGGCGCCACCAGAAGGTCTGGGAGGAAGGTCCCTCGCCGGTGCTGGCGGCGGCGGCGCGCGCCAAGATCGGCGCCACCTGCGCCAAGGCGATGCAGGATATGAAATATCTCGGCGTCGGCACCATCGAATTCCTGTACGAGGACGGCGAGTTCTATTTCATCGAAATGAACACCCGCATCCAGGTCGAACATCCCGTCACCGAGATGATCACCGACATCGACCTCGTGCTGGAGCAGATCCGCATCGCCGCCGGCGGCGAACTGCCGGCGACGCAGGACGAAATCCAGATCATCGGCCATGCCATCGAGTGCCGGATCAACGCGGAAAATCCGCAGACCTTCCGGCCCTCGCCGGGCAAGATCATGCAATATCATCCGCCCGGCGGCCTCGGGGTGAGAATCGATTCCGCGGTCTATCAGGGCTACGTCATCCCGCCCTATTACGACTCGCTGGTCGGCAAGCTGATCGTCCATGGCAAGACCCGCGGCGAATGCCTGATGCGGCTGCGCCGCGCGCTGGACGAAATGGTGGTGGAAGGCATCGAGACCACGCTGCCGCTGTTCCGCGCCCTGGTGCGGGAACCCGACATCATCGACGGCGATTACCATATCCACTGGCTCGAACAGTATCTGGCCGGCTAG
- the accB gene encoding acetyl-CoA carboxylase biotin carboxyl carrier protein has product MARQPDDKKTAKITSDDSGLIRELALLLDETSLTEIEIERAGLRVRVARNISIAASMPSHFQAPAAAPGAAAPAAVADIAKHPGVVPSPMVGTAYWASEPGAKPFIEVGTKVSVGQTLLIIEAMKTMNQIPSPRAGTVTQILVEDGQPVEFGEPLVIIE; this is encoded by the coding sequence ATGGCGCGCCAGCCTGACGATAAGAAGACCGCAAAAATCACCAGCGACGACAGCGGGCTGATCCGCGAACTCGCGCTGCTGCTCGACGAGACCAGTCTCACCGAGATCGAGATCGAACGCGCCGGCCTGCGGGTGCGGGTCGCGCGCAACATCAGCATCGCCGCATCGATGCCGTCGCATTTCCAGGCCCCCGCTGCCGCCCCGGGCGCGGCGGCCCCGGCGGCCGTCGCCGACATCGCCAAACACCCGGGCGTCGTGCCCTCGCCGATGGTCGGCACCGCCTATTGGGCGTCCGAGCCCGGCGCCAAGCCGTTCATCGAAGTCGGCACCAAGGTATCGGTCGGGCAGACGCTCCTGATCATCGAGGCGATGAAGACGATGAACCAGATTCCGTCGCCGCGCGCCGGCACGGTGACGCAGATCCTCGTCGAGGACGGCCAGCCGGTCGAATTCGGCGAACCGCTGGTGATTATTGAGTAG
- the aroQ gene encoding type II 3-dehydroquinate dehydratase, with the protein MAERPAETIYVLNGPNLNLLGTREPETYGHARLADVEALCAQTAAQFGMKADCRQSNREGELIDFIHEAHAKKAAGIVINAGGYSHTSIALHDALMAVKIPTVEVHISNIYARESFRHHSFTARAAFATLCGFGIDGYRLAINGLAARIGAKPKA; encoded by the coding sequence ATGGCCGAAAGACCTGCCGAGACGATTTACGTGCTCAACGGCCCGAACCTCAATCTGTTGGGGACCCGCGAGCCCGAGACCTACGGTCATGCCAGGCTCGCCGATGTCGAGGCACTCTGCGCGCAGACCGCTGCGCAATTCGGCATGAAGGCCGATTGCCGGCAATCCAACCGCGAAGGCGAGCTGATCGATTTCATCCACGAGGCGCATGCGAAAAAGGCGGCGGGCATCGTCATCAATGCCGGCGGCTATTCGCACACCTCGATCGCGCTGCATGACGCCCTGATGGCGGTGAAGATTCCGACCGTCGAGGTGCACATCAGCAATATCTACGCCCGCGAGAGTTTTCGTCACCACTCCTTCACCGCCAGGGCCGCATTCGCAACGCTGTGCGGCTTCGGCATCGACGGTTACCGATTGGCGATCAACGGCCTTGCCGCCAGGATCGGCGCGAAGCCCAAAGCCTGA
- a CDS encoding DUF1236 domain-containing protein, with protein MTNRFLISVAAAALIAGTGFANAQGTGMSREGGVTTQQSAPSSERDSPSAVPMNRDAGESKHMKGAQSNEKMAPGGNKNQRAQDNMPGQKPKGMASEQDRTKDGIKGGKDMKAESREGRSGSMNADSKSHTTTQSQTAPSGPSTTTTGQAGAGAKLSTEQRTQITSVIREQRVAPVTKVNFSIVVGTKVPRSGVTFHPLPARVVTIYPQWRGYEFILVNEQIVVINPRTLEIVAILEA; from the coding sequence ATGACTAATCGCTTCTTGATCTCGGTCGCGGCGGCAGCGCTGATCGCCGGAACCGGTTTCGCCAATGCGCAGGGAACCGGCATGAGCCGTGAGGGCGGCGTCACCACCCAGCAAAGCGCGCCTTCTTCCGAACGCGACTCGCCTTCGGCAGTTCCGATGAACCGCGATGCCGGGGAGTCCAAGCACATGAAAGGTGCGCAGTCGAACGAGAAGATGGCGCCGGGAGGCAACAAGAACCAGCGCGCCCAGGACAACATGCCGGGGCAGAAGCCGAAGGGCATGGCTTCGGAACAGGACCGCACCAAGGATGGCATCAAGGGCGGCAAGGACATGAAGGCCGAGAGCCGTGAAGGCCGCAGCGGCAGCATGAATGCGGACAGCAAGTCCCATACCACGACCCAGTCGCAGACCGCACCGAGCGGCCCGTCCACGACCACCACGGGCCAGGCCGGCGCCGGCGCCAAGCTCTCGACCGAGCAGCGCACCCAGATCACCAGCGTGATCAGGGAACAGCGCGTTGCGCCGGTCACCAAGGTCAACTTCTCGATCGTGGTCGGCACCAAGGTGCCGCGCAGCGGCGTGACCTTCCATCCGCTGCCGGCGCGAGTGGTGACGATCTATCCGCAATGGCGCGGATATGAGTTCATCCTCGTCAACGAGCAGATCGTGGTCATCAACCCGCGAACGCTCGAGATCGTAGCTATCCTCGAAGCCTGA
- a CDS encoding DsbA family protein encodes MPSFRLLAATLFALALCGAPPAATAQSFSDTQRGDIEVIVRNYLLTHPEVLEEAMTELSKRQSAAEAEKHQAGVTKNAEAIFNSPRDVTVGNKAGDVTMVEFFDYNCPYCKRAMTDMMELIKSDPKLKVVLKEFPVLGPSSVEAAQVAVAVHMQDASGKKYLDFHQKLLNGRGQVDKARAMAAAKEVGVDMARLEKDLASPEVRATLEQNFKLAEAMGMNGTPSYVIGKQVVIGAVGVENLKEKIGIARCGKATC; translated from the coding sequence ATGCCTTCGTTCCGCCTGCTCGCCGCCACCCTGTTCGCGCTCGCGCTCTGCGGGGCGCCGCCGGCAGCCACCGCGCAGAGCTTTTCCGACACCCAGCGCGGGGACATAGAAGTCATCGTCCGCAACTATCTGCTCACCCATCCCGAAGTGCTGGAAGAGGCGATGACGGAGCTCAGCAAGCGCCAGAGCGCGGCCGAGGCCGAGAAGCACCAGGCGGGCGTTACCAAGAACGCGGAGGCGATTTTCAATTCGCCGCGCGACGTCACCGTCGGCAACAAGGCCGGCGACGTCACCATGGTCGAATTCTTCGACTACAATTGCCCGTACTGCAAACGCGCCATGACCGACATGATGGAGCTGATAAAATCCGATCCCAAGCTGAAGGTGGTGCTGAAGGAATTCCCGGTGCTCGGCCCCTCTTCCGTCGAAGCCGCCCAGGTCGCGGTCGCCGTGCACATGCAGGATGCCAGCGGCAAGAAGTATCTCGATTTTCACCAGAAGCTGCTGAACGGCAGGGGCCAGGTTGACAAAGCGCGGGCGATGGCGGCCGCCAAGGAGGTGGGCGTCGACATGGCCAGGCTCGAAAAGGATCTCGCAAGTCCGGAAGTACGCGCCACGCTCGAGCAGAATTTCAAGCTCGCCGAGGCGATGGGCATGAACGGCACGCCGAGCTACGTGATCGGCAAGCAGGTGGTGATCGGCGCGGTCGGCGTCGAAAACCTGAAGGAGAAGATCGGCATCGCGCGTTGCGGCAAGGCGACCTGCTGA